A single window of Rhodamnia argentea isolate NSW1041297 chromosome 5, ASM2092103v1, whole genome shotgun sequence DNA harbors:
- the LOC115754072 gene encoding glycosyltransferase BC10: protein MKSQQNQNLPIPIFKPFYSLLQFTNVLSCIIIFGCGLTLGIVLSFHLKNLSFNLDFTQLRLSPMTTQPQPPAARHVGLAEYLKPAPIAHDMEDEELLWRASMSPRIPEYPFERTPKVAFLFLTKGPVALAPLWDKFFKGHEGLYSVYVHSNPPWNETEPEDSVFHGRRIPSKEVAWGKVNMIEAERRLLANALLDVANERFILLSETCIPLFNFSTIYSYLVNSTQTFVEVYDLLGPVGRGRYSFAMSPRIAMHDWRKGSQWFEMDRRLAVEVVADRTYFPLFQKHCKRACYADEHYLPTLMNMKFGASNANRTLTYVDWSKGGPHPNRFVRNEITVEFLERLRDGNGRRCEYNGEVTSVCFLFARKFLPSSLDRLLRFAPKVMHFNR from the exons ATGAAGAGTCAACAGAACCAAAATCTGCCGATTCCGATTTTCAAGCCCTTCTATTCACTCCTCCAATTCACCAACGTCCTCTCCTGCATCATCATCTTCGGGTGCGGCCTAACCCTAGGAATAGTCCTCAGTTTCCACCTCAAGAACCTGTCCTTCAACCTCGACTTCACCCAGCTCCGCCTTTCGCCGATGACGACGCAGCCGCAGCCGCCGGCTGCCCGCCACGTGGGGCTAGCGGAGTACCTGAAGCCGGCGCCGATCGCGCACGACATGGAGGACGAGGAGCTGCTGTGGCGGGCGTCGATGAGCCCGCGGATCCCCGAGTACCCGTTCGAGAGGACGCCCAAGGTCGCGTTCCTGTTCTTAACCAAGGGTCCTGTTGCATTGGCTCCTCTGTGGGACAAGTTCTTCAAAGGGCACGAGGGGCTGTACTCGGTTTACGTGCACTCGAACCCGCCGTGGAACGAGACGGAGCCGGAAGACTCGGTGTTTCACGGCAGAAGAATTCCCAGCAAG GAAGTCGCGTGGGGAAAGGTCAACATGATCGAGGCCGAGCGGCGCCTCCTCGCCAACGCCCTCCTTGACGTCGCGAACGAGCGCTTCATCCTGCTCTCCGAGACGTGCATCCCGCTCTTCAACTTCTCCACCATCTACTCCTATCTCGTCAACTCCACCCAGACCTTTGTCGAGGTCTACGACCTGCTGGGCCCCGTCGGCCGCGGCCGGTACAGCTTTGCGATGTCCCCACGCATCGCGATGCACGACTGGCGCAAGGGGTCGCAGTGGTTCGAGATGGACCGGAGGCTCGCCGTCGAGGTGGTGGCCGACCGTACTTACTTCCCTCTGTTCCAGAAGCACTGCAAGCGCGCCTGCTACGCCGACGAGCACTACCTGCCGACCCTCATGAACATGAAGTTCGGGGCAAGCAACGCGAACCGGACGTTGACCTACGTCGACTGGTCGAAGGGTGGGCCGCACCCGAACCGGTTCGTGAGGAACGAGATCACGGTGGAGTTCCTGGAGAGGCTGAGGGATGGTAACGGGAGGCGGTGCGAGTACAACGGGGAGGTGACGAGCGTGTGCTTCTTGTTCGCGAGGAAGTTCTTGCCCAGCTCTCTTGACCGGTTGCTGAGGTTTGCACCCAAGGTCATGCACTTCAATAGGTAG
- the LOC115750446 gene encoding glycine--tRNA ligase, mitochondrial 1-like, whose translation MDRADYSPRKVLAGDGDLTREAFRETLLKALLEGGWSCIPSQRYRRIHAIYDYGLLGYDIKENLLKLWDRHFALEDSMRAVPLPHANPGRRRGDNTVPMVNDEKTGTVYRADHLAQRFL comes from the exons ATGGACCGCGCCGATTACTCGCCCCGCAAAGTCCTCGCCGGCGACGGCGACCTCACGAGGGAGGCGTTCCGTGAAACGTTGCTCAAGGCGCTGCTGGAGGGCGGCTGGTCCTGCATTCCGTCCCAGAGGTACCGGAGAATCCACGCGATCTATGACTACGGCCTGCTCGGCTATGACATCAAGGAGAACCTCTTGAAGTTATGGGATCGG CATTTTGCTCTCGAGGACAGCATGCGGGCAGTCCCCTTGCCCCATGCCAATCCAGGTCGTCGTCGGGGGGACAACACGGTTCCCATGGTTAATGATGAGAAAACTGGGACTGTCTATCGAGCTGACCATCTCGCTCAGAGATTTCTGTAG
- the LOC115750415 gene encoding probable leucine-rich repeat receptor-like protein kinase At1g68400, protein MSPPLHLKKLISFLLLLHFSSLQASAANPDSEPLLAFKAASDAGDKLANWNSSTDACSWLGVSCLHGRVSRLVLESLDLRGSIQPLTSLSQLRVLSLKRNRFSGRVPDLSNLTALKLIFLSHNGFSGGFPASVLSLSRLYRLDLSFNNFSGDVPAALNGLTHLLTLRLEGNGFSGPISGLELPNLQDFNISRNRLAGKVPKSLSGFPESAFAENSALCGYPLKKCDAAVGDPTRPGSDGAIASPLSPSPKPNTVASSPSSMPVTVTPAAASSGPRRSGAAHIKPAALIAIIVGDVLVLVAISLLLYCYFWRSYVGEKKNSKLLESEKIVYSSSPYPAAAAAAVAAANNPAGYERGRMVFFEGVKRFELEDLLRASAEMLGKGGFGTAYKAVLDDGNVVAVKRLKDASVGGRREFEQHMELLGRLGHPNVVSLRAYYFAREEKLLVYDYMANGSLFWLLHGNRGVGRTPLDWTTRLKLAVGAARGLAFIHNSCKSLKLVHGNVKSTNILIDHAGSARVSDYGLSVFASPAAAAAPRPNGYRAPEVIDGHRGVGKVTQKSDVYSFGVVLLELLTGKCPSVPDHGSGAEYGGAGSGVLDLPRWVQSVVREEWTAEVFDLELMRYKDIEEEMVGLLQIAMACTCASPEQRPRMGHVVRMIEEIRGADEESSSPCHDNLESVSDSPSMSEGTCGTSQ, encoded by the exons ATGTCGCCGCCTCTTCACCTGAAGAAGCtcatctccttcctcctcctcctccacttcTCTTCCCTCCAAGCTTCCGCCGCCAACCCAGACTCCGAGCCTCTCCTGGCCTTCAAAGCCGCCTCCGACGCCGGCGACAAGCTCGCCAACTGGAACTCCTCCACCGACGCCTGCTCGTGGCTCGGCGTCTCCTGCCTCCACGGCCGCGTCTCTCGCCTCGTCCTCGAGAGCCTCGACCTCCGCGGCTCCATCCAGCCCCTCACCTCCCTCTCTCAGCTTCGCGTCCTCAGCCTCAAGCGCAACCGTTTCTCGGGTCGGGTCCCGGATCTGTCCAACCTCACGGCCCTGAAGCTCATCTTCCTCTCCCACAATGGCTTCTCCGGCGGGTTCCCGGCTTCCGTGCTTTCGCTCTCGAGGCTCTATCGGCTCGATCTGTCCTTCAACAACTTCTCAGGTGACGTCCCGGCGGCACTCAACGGGTTGACCCACCTGCTGACCCTGAGGCTCGAGGGGAACGGCTTCTCGGGCCCCATTTCAGGCCTGGAACTCCCGAACCTCCAGGACTTCAACATCTCCCGCAACAGGCTCGCCGGCAAAGTGCCCAAGTCGCTGTCGGGGTTCCCCGAGTCTGCATTTGCGGAGAACTCGGCTCTGTGTGGGTACCCACTGAAGAAATGCGATGCCGCCGTCGGCGACCCGACTCGACCCGGGTCCGATGGGGCCATCGCGTCCCCATTGAGCCCCAGCCCGAAGCCCAACACCGTGGCCTCATCCCCGAGCTCGATGCCCGTGACCGTGACGCCGGCCGCTGCCTCGTCGGGCCCTCGCCGCTCCGGTGCAGCCCACATCAAGCCCGCGGCCCTGATCGCCATCATAGTCGGCGACGTCCTAGTGCTTGTGGCAATCTCTCTCCTGCTCTATTGCTACTTCTGGAGGAGCTACGTTGGCGAGAAGAAGAACTCGAAGCTCCTGGAGAGCGAGAAGATCGTGTACTCGTCCAGCCCATACCCAGCAGCAGCCGCCGCCGCAGTGGCAGCGGCTAACAACCCCGCCGGGTACGAGAGAGGGAGGATGGTGTTCTTCGAGGGGGTGAAGCGGTTCGAGCTGGAGGACCTGCTGAGGGCGTCAGCGGAGATGCTGGGGAAGGGAGGGTTCGGGACGGCGTACAAGGCGGTGCTGGACGACGGGAACGTGGTGGCGGTGAAGCGGCTGAAGGACGCGAGCGTGGGTGGGAGGAGGGAGTTCGAGCAGCACATGGAGCTGCTGGGGAGGCTGGGCCACCCCAACGTGGTGAGCCTGCGGGCTTACTACTTCGCGAGGGAGGAGAAGCTGCTGGTCTACGACTACATGGCTAATGGGAGCTTGTTTTGGCTCCTTCACG GGAACCGAGGAGTGGGCAGAACGCCGCTGGACTGGACCACCCGCCTCAAGCTCGCGGTGGGCGCGGCCCGCGGCCTGGCCTTCATCCACAATTCGTGCAAGTCCCTCAAGCTCGTCCACGGTAACGTCAAGTCCACCAACATCCTCATCGACCACGCTGGGAGTGCCCGCGTCTCTGACTATGGCCTCTCCGTGTTCGCCTCCCCCGCTGCTGCCGCCGCCCCCCGACCCAATGGCTACCGTGCACCCGAGGTGATCGACGGCCACCGCGGCGTCGGCAAGGTCACGCAGAAGTCGGATGTGTACTCGTTCGGGGTCGTCCTCCTGGAGCTGCTGACTGGGAAGTGCCCGTCCGTGCCTGACCACGGGAGCGGGGCCGAGTACGGCGGCGCCGGGAGCGGGGTCCTGGACCTGCCTCGGTGGGTCCAGTCGGTGGTGAGGGAGGAGTGGACGGCAGAGGTGTTCGATCTGGAGCTGATGAGGTACAAGGACATCGAGGAGGAGATGGTGGGGCTGCTCCAGATCGCCATGGCATGCACCTGCGCCTCCCCCGAACAACGGCCGAGGATGGGCCACGTGGTCCGGATGATCGAGGAGATTCGCGGGGCCGACGAGGAGTCCTCCTCCCCATGCCACGACAACCTCGAGTCCGTCTCCGATTCTCCGTCGATGTCGGAAGGCACGTGCGGGACGAGCCAGTGA